A window of Pullulanibacillus sp. KACC 23026 genomic DNA:
TTTGTTCAAATCGATATGGAAGACTTTAAAAGATGCCAAATTACATTGGATATGGTTAAGCGTCTTCGCCAAACGTATGATAATGTTGGAACGGTTATTCAAGGCTATCTTTATCGATCTGAGGAAGATCTTGATCAGTTAAACGGGGTTGTGCTTCGATTAGTAAAAGGGGCTTATAAAGAACCGGCAGAAGTCGCTTTTCAAGAAAAGAGCCAGGTGGATGACAACTATTGGAAGCTTATTCAAAAACGGCTTCTAGAGGGTACGTTTACGGCCATTGGTTCCCATGACCATAACATAATTAATAAAGTTAAAGCCTTCGCCAAAGAGCATCATATACCTAATGATCAATTTGAGTTCCAAATGTTGTATGGCTTCCGAACTGAATTACAGGAACAACTGGTTAAGGAAGGGTATAACATGCGTGTTTATATTCCTTTTGGAACGGATTGGTTTGGTTATTTTATGCGCCGTTTGGCCGAACGTCCGCAAAATGTCAGCTTTGCCTTAAAAGGATTGTTATCAAAATAAGGCAGAAAATAGGAGGAGATGGCACTCCATACCCTCCTAACTTATTTCCTCTATTTTTTTTGAGATTAAAAGAAAGCGCTTTCCGATAGCCTTTTAGTAATAAAATAGAGCTTGCATGAATCTGTTAGGTTAGTAGGAGGTGACAACCGTTTAGATAAATGAGATTATACAGGATAATTAAACCAATAACGAAAGAGGGTATGAGATGAAAACGGAAGTCATTATTGCGTTAGGGATTTACATGGTCGCCATGCTTTTAATCGGATTTTGGGCTTATCGAAAAACGTCCACATTATCGGGCTACATGCTTGGAGATCGTGGTTTGGGTCCCGCGGTGACTGCTTTGTCTGCAGGGGCTTCAGATATGAGTGGTTGGTTAGTGATGGGTTTGCCGGGTGCGATGTATGCCACGGGAATTTCGAACCTGTGGCTACCCATTGGACTTACCATTGGTGCTTATTTTAACTATCGGTTGTTGGCACCAAGATTAAGGACTTATACAGAAGTGGCGAATGATTCGATTACTATCCCGGACTTTTTAGAGAATCGCTTTAACGATAAAACAAATATTTTGCGCCTTGTATCAGGACTGGTTATATTCGTCTTTTTTATCTTTTACACGTCTTCTGGTATGGTGTCAGGTGGAACCCTTTTTCAAAGTGCCTTTGGGTTAAATTACAAAGTCGGCCTTCTGGTTACAGCGGTCGTCGTCTTGCTATACACGCTTTTTGGCGGGTTCCTCGCGGTGAGTATGACCGATTTTGTTCAAGGAACGATAATGTTTATTGCTCTTATACTAGTCCCTGTTATAGCCTTTACTAAAGTCGGTGGTGTACATCCGGTCGTTCATGATCTAAGGACAATTGATCCTTCCCTTTTAAATCTATTCAAGGGGACATCAGTTCTTGGTATTATTGGCTTACTCGCTTGGGGACTAGGGTATTTTGGTCAGCCCCATATCATTGTACGTTTTATGGCCATTAAATCAGTTAAGGAGTTAAAAGCAGCGCGGAGAATTGGAATCGGCTGGATGATTTTAACTTTGCTTGGCGCTTCAGCAGTTGGGTTAGTCGGTATTTCTTACTTTGCTCATCATGGCGGAACCCTTAAAAATCCAGAAACTGTTTTTGTTCAGTTTGCGAATTTGCTCTTTAATCCAATTATCACAGGGTTTATTTTAGCCGCGATGTTAGCCGCGATCATGAGTACGATCTCGTCCCAATTACTGGTGACCGCTTCTGCATTAACCGAGGATTTTTATAAGACGTTTATCCATCGAAAGGATTCTGATAAAGTGTTAGTTTTGGTGGGGCGGCTTGCGGTTCTCTTAGTTGCAGTCATTGCGTTTCTCATGTCTTTAAATCCAAACAATACGATTCTTAATCTTGTCAGCCATGCTTGGGCAGGGTTCGGCTCCGCATTCGGTCCAATTATTCTGCTAAGTTTATTTTGGAAACGCATGAGTAAATGGGGAGCGCTTGCTGGAATGGTTGTGGGTGGTCTAACGGTTATTATTTGGGTATCAACGGGATTATCCAACACGTTATACGAAATGGTGCCTGGGTTTATTCTAAGCTGGGTGGCATCTTGGGTTGTTAGTCTCCTTAATCAGGAGCCCGCTAAAGAGATACAAGATCAGTTTAAGGAAATGGAAGAAAAATTGCATGCTTGATAGATTGAGACGGCGAACAGCCGTCTCTTTACTATTTTTGAGAAGACAGGGATAAGAGTTCCTTTAAGTGGGACAGACATAGACATTTATAGGTTGGAATATGTATTTAGTAGAGGGCTTAGGTGATTTATAAGAGCTTGGGAATCTCCTAAAATCTATATACGGCTTGTCCGTTTAACAAGTGATACACAGCATGAATCAGCGGTCTTAAAGCGAGTTGACTAGAGGGGAGGCCGGTATTTGGGAGCATGGGTTGGACTATGGTTAATCGGAAACCTGGTTTGCACGATTTGGGTGTTGATGGATGCCTCGGAAAAACGTGGAACTAAAATCGGCTGCTTATGGACACTTGCCGTCTTTCTTTTATTCCCAATAGGATTTATAGCTTATGTTTTGGTTCGAAAGACGGATTGAAAATGTCTGGCCTAAAGGAAGGCGCATACATTTTTTTCAGTTGGAAATGATCGACTTATTAAGAGAGAAGTCCGCCATTGAGCACTTGGCAGCAACCTATTGGACCCAAAAATGCGTAGGCCGCAAAAGGTGTTCTTTAGGATAAGCGGCCAAGTTTCAGGAAATCGCTAGTCTCTAAGTTAGCTCTTGATGGAGACTTCAAGAATAACACGAAAGAGGGCCAAAGCGGATTAGAATTTTAATCTAAAAAAGACAGGAGCGAGTAGCGAAACTCATTCCTGTCTTTTATTAAGGCCAATAGCTCCCGATTCGTCACT
This region includes:
- a CDS encoding proline dehydrogenase, encoding MLAAVSKSFFYALSENKSLNKAAKKWGFRFGAGQVVAGVDIESAIRKVKELNDLGITATLDHLGEFVSSREEATESTDYCIKVLEAIAESGVKSTLSVKMTQLGLDIDQEFCFENMCRILETAKTHDLFVQIDMEDFKRCQITLDMVKRLRQTYDNVGTVIQGYLYRSEEDLDQLNGVVLRLVKGAYKEPAEVAFQEKSQVDDNYWKLIQKRLLEGTFTAIGSHDHNIINKVKAFAKEHHIPNDQFEFQMLYGFRTELQEQLVKEGYNMRVYIPFGTDWFGYFMRRLAERPQNVSFALKGLLSK
- the putP gene encoding sodium/proline symporter PutP; the protein is MKTEVIIALGIYMVAMLLIGFWAYRKTSTLSGYMLGDRGLGPAVTALSAGASDMSGWLVMGLPGAMYATGISNLWLPIGLTIGAYFNYRLLAPRLRTYTEVANDSITIPDFLENRFNDKTNILRLVSGLVIFVFFIFYTSSGMVSGGTLFQSAFGLNYKVGLLVTAVVVLLYTLFGGFLAVSMTDFVQGTIMFIALILVPVIAFTKVGGVHPVVHDLRTIDPSLLNLFKGTSVLGIIGLLAWGLGYFGQPHIIVRFMAIKSVKELKAARRIGIGWMILTLLGASAVGLVGISYFAHHGGTLKNPETVFVQFANLLFNPIITGFILAAMLAAIMSTISSQLLVTASALTEDFYKTFIHRKDSDKVLVLVGRLAVLLVAVIAFLMSLNPNNTILNLVSHAWAGFGSAFGPIILLSLFWKRMSKWGALAGMVVGGLTVIIWVSTGLSNTLYEMVPGFILSWVASWVVSLLNQEPAKEIQDQFKEMEEKLHA